One Rhododendron vialii isolate Sample 1 chromosome 2a, ASM3025357v1 genomic region harbors:
- the LOC131316526 gene encoding transcription repressor OFP5 — MKPTSPIITHNCPSQLLLSIPNFFPFSSLSLSLFLSLQNPSFKPQTHVGGKERIFPNRKMMKWGRKKAEPSSSPSHNSSISHVFPMSWISKFKQKGSKNSEPKPVKEKQKANTNTPSNWRDGRFYGKDDESHSRLSFGDERVNGETKSRGGLRSVRHNSNDELDFASSSCQSCRGGEGLWKFNDMVSDIRKARELPEIVEVEKEEKWKEFEEPRRKSVRGEKSRKTSRRVLEEKREGLERKPDKAEEIGKILKEGDVFELLESMRINHKVLTSDFGKDCNVSSLNSGISGLKTIDEDCGFKPLNMEEKEEEMGSERRKLKEIKIQEVLSKNGKHRKSFHTSRKGGRVRTYSPRTVARIECKIKAIEDMKRAKMKTKRKTEAVGRSTTGFDSFAVVRSSVDPQRDFRCSMIEMITEKGIRRSEELEELLACYLTLNADEYHDVIIKVFRQVWFELNQEYFIFSPESQNELT; from the coding sequence ATGAAACCCACGTCCCCAATAATCACCCATAACTGTCCCTCCCAACTGCTTCTTTCAATCCCCAACTTCTTCccattttcatctctctctctctctctctttctctctctgcaaaaTCCATCCTTCAAACCTCAAACCCATGTAGGGGGAAAAGAGAGAATCTTTCCTAATAGAAAAATGATGAAGTGGGGCAGAAAAAAAGCCGAACCTTCGTCTTCGCCGTCGCATAATTCTTCCATTTCTCATGTTTTTCCAATGTCCTGGATTTCGAAATTCAAGCAAAAAGGGAGCAAGAATTCCGAGCCAAAACCCGTAAAGGAAAAGCAAAAGGCGAACACAAACACGCCTTCTAATTGGAGGGACGGTCGGTTCTATGGAAAGGATGATGAGTCTCACTCGAGGCTTTCGTTTGGAGATGAAAGAGTCAATGGAGAAACGAAAAGCAGAGGTGGGTTGCGATCCGTTCGGCATAATTCGAACGATGAGCTCGATTTCGCATCATCGAGTTGCCAGAGTTGCAGAGGAGGAGAAGGGTTATGGAAGTTCAATGACATGGTGTCGGATATCAGAAAGGCAAGGGAATTGCCTGAAATTGTTGAAGTGGAAAAGGAAGAGAAGTGGAAAGAATTCGAAGAACCAAGGAGAAAGTCTGTGAGAGGTGAAAAATCGCGAAAAACAAGCCGACGGGTTTTGGAAGAGAAGCGGGAGGGACTCGAAAGGAAGCCAGATAAAGCAGAAGAGATAGGAAAAATTCTGAAAGAGGGAGATGTATTTGAACTACTCGAATCGATGAGGATAAATCATAAGGTACTAACTTCTGACTTTGGAAAAGATTGCAATGTGTCTTCGTTAAACTCGGGGATTTCCGgtttaaaaacaattgatgaAGATTGTGGATTTAAGCCTCTGAATATGGaggaaaaggaagaggaaatgGGTTCAGAGAGGCGAAAATTGAAGGAAATTAAAATCCAAGAGGTTTTATCAAAGAATGGGAAGCACAGGAAATCTTTTCACACAAGCAGGAAAGGAGGAAGGGTCAGGACTTATTCGCCAAGAACGGTTGCAAGAATCGAATGCAAAATCAAAGCGATCGAAGACATGAAAAGAGCGAAAATGAAAACGAAGAGGAAAACGGAAGCTGTTGGAAGAAGTACAACGGGTTTCGATAGTTTTGCTGTGGTGAGAAGCTCGGTCGATCCTCAACGGGATTTTAGATGTTCGATGATTGAAATGATTACTGAGAAAGGGATAAGGAGATCGGAGGAGCTCGAGGAGCTTCTGGCTTGTTATCTGACGTTGAATGCCGATGAATATCATGATGTTATAATCAAGGTGTTTCGGCAGGTATGGTTTGAGCTCAATcaagagtactttatttttagtcctgagTCACAGAATGAATTAACATAG